The genomic interval CGTTAACCTTTGACACAAGGTCGGTCCTCCTAAGGATATTCTCAGACAATTTTTTGTAGTAATCCAaaccgaacatcctttcaagaaATTTGAATAAGATTGAacctaaattaaatttaatttaagtgTATTATTTGAGTGTCATTACCTAAATGTTCTGTCTTTCCAAGATCtgtaatattgaaaaatatgttcATGTTTTATCCTCATGCTAATTAATCAATATGGGAGTTTAGAATGCGTTTcggatttaaaggaaaaaaaacaagctttAGTAGGTGAAATACCCGAGAAATCTCTGAGCAACCACCAAAATGCTTAATGGCCGCAGAAACGGTTTGTTTAATCTCAGTTGTTCAGTACAATCCACAGCttaattttcatatcttcacaTTCAGCAACTGGTTAATTAATCTTCAAGAGAGTTGGACACCTCTTATGTTACAATTCCTTACAACCATTTGGATTGATTTTCTGACAGGGGTTGGAAGTACTTTGTTATTTATAGTTTTGGGAGAAATCTTGTCCATTTATCTGGGAAGCTGgttgaacaaattttttttatgatacttcATGCTAAAACTCATTATCTGTTTCAATCCAGGTAGAATCTCCTAGTGTTTTTTAAAGTCTCAGATCTTGCTAAGGAGACGGGAGGATTAGTTACTCTCCCCAGTGACACcagaatatacgtacatacaggAGTTCATTTGAAAATGTCGACCTATTTGAACGTGCCTTGGAAAAACCAAAGGACATCTTTTAATAGTGAATTACGGAACGACATTGCTGATTCTTTGCCCACGTTTTGATGTGACCATTAGATCTCGTATTCAAGTTACGCCTTTGGAGCAGGCTTTCTTTTTCAATATCGCCATTTAATTTGCATTTTGAGCATCTTCCTTCCAGGTTggggagggaaaaaataaaagaattcataGAAGAAGCATGGTACACGTGTTTTTATTTCTGCATCTTTCAAATTCTTCCTCTCTGCAGCTGTTGCATTCAGAAAATTTTTAGCTATCTTCAGCATGTTTAGCTAGCATGTCCATACATATGGCAGTGAAAGTGTCGATggccaaaatgcaaaataatgaacCTGTTTGCTTTAGCTACTTCGTGTCACAAATAATTTATCCCCTCAGTTGATGACCCTTCCTTGGTTTATTTCTGCAGACTGCTAAATTCCAATGCGGACCAAAAAATGGCTAAATTTCGTATTTTATGACCATTTTGAGTTTTCCATAGCCAAAATTGTAGAAAAATGCACACTTGTgcgcattttgttttttacatatatgtattgagtttggttgtggtttttatgttaatgtttgctcaggaatagctatttttttatattaaaagcaaatgcattttatttgcatccctaaatacctcttaggacaattaaaagtaacgagccattcctgaaccatatatttaagtttgccaGGTTGTTCCGCCACCTAAACACCAGGCTTAGAAACCGTGTCGGCAGCGTCAGCGAGCGACCTGAAGAAGGCAGTACGGAGAGCTCAGCGTAAGCTACAGGACCAGATCATCTTCTCcggatttaaaaaattattacagctAAGAAGCAATGGCTGTCACAAATTAACTTGAGGAACCGTGGCTCTGGTCGTAATTTCTCACGGATGAATGTCATCGACTTGAACACCTAGTACTCAAGAGCTCTACAGAAGGcttccatcatcaccactaccttcgtcactgctttattatggacctaaatgactggctatttgttgaggtaaggtttgcaatatgtacggtgcatttgctttgcaaacttttaacaatagttaCGTTATTAGTATAACTAGTGTCTAGCaaccaaacccatatatatataataaagtcggaAGGGTCTTATATTACGTTAACTTTTGGCATTCATGCAGTCAAGCCACTTAAATTTAATTACTATTTTTGAACGTTAAGGACACTGTAAGGagttatttagataaatttattgatatgaagttttatatttccgtatagttcacttaacgtaaaagatttttttcaagactaagcacatatatgcacattcatgtttgtagccccttgcatttcaagttttataatgttacgtgtaatgggttacagatccttctgatgtttcggaaaataaggggcaatagtgtggaccgaatgcaggttctctgacggatagagcgagaacgtccacgctaagttttcaaaggttttgcaactcgaccaggatcatcctattcgccagtcatatccttattgtcaattgtctagtttttttcagtttattttgtaaattaaaataatttttataacatatttttgctttacctttATGTTAAATTGCTCTTTGTGTAACTGCTTTTCGAAAATGGCGACGAGGATGGGATTGGTTGCGAGGTCCATTGCCttgagtatttttgttgttgacatTCCTTGAGCAGGTTGCGTTCCAGAGTCACGGCACTTATTAATATTTCCCTATAtcatatttagttttaaatttgagTTCATTTAAATTTTCGCAAGATGCCGCCAAAGAGTATTTCGCGTAGTTCTCGTGCAGCCCTAAGGCAGCAAGTTACCAAGAAGTGTAATTTGatagaaaatgttatttcttcGATGTCTGTAAGCGATGCTAAGGAGCATATGAACGTATTGTTGGACCTTAAAGAAAAACTTGACAGAGTGAATAAAGaggttttaaatgaaatttgggATAGCGCAGGTGAATTCGTGGACAGCGATAAATTGGTGAGTGAGGAAATGGATACTTGGTTTGTTTATGACGATCGTTTGAATAAGTCTTTTCTCTCCTTAAGACCACGGTGTCTTCGGATCGTTCGCGTCCTGAAATTTCACAGCTTAAATTGCCTGAACTACCTTTACCGACATTTGCCAATAGGGAAGGTGAGGATATTTCGAAGTTTTTGCGAGAGTTTGAAGCGACTGTAGATAAGTATGATCTTAGTACTCACGTTAAATTTACTCTTCTTACGAGACAGCTTTCAGGTGACTCGCTTAAACTAGTAAGTTCTCTAGATTGTAGTAATCGTTCGTATGAAGAAGCTAAGAAATTATTACAGAAAGCGTTTGCAGATACTTTGTCTCAACAATACAGTGTTATTAAGCAGTTATCGGAGTTAAAGTTGACTTATCAGAGTGATCCATATGACTTTATCAGTAATATgagaattatttgtaataaatttgaGGCTTTAAACATAGATAGAGACATAGTTTTACAGTTTTTCATATGGAATGGATTTAATGACTGTTTCAAGAATCAGTTAATGCATATTTACTGGCTCACATACTCTTTGCAGCAAATAGAGAAACATATCTTCACTGCTTAGAGAGATATAAAGACATATCTAAGAAATTCAATGTAAGACAGGGAAATAATGTTCAGAGAAAGGTTGTTTCAAAGGATGTGTCGAAGTCAAGTTGTTTAGCTTCTGTTGATGGTAGCGTTGAGAAATCCAAAGTTAAGGAATGTTCTTTATGTTTGGCAGATGATAAAGGAGACGTTGATCACCCAATTTATAAGTGTTCGGTATATGTAACTCCACAGAGtaaaattgaaaaactaaaacaGTTGAATTGTTGTACAAACTGTACTTATGATTCTCATAAAACTTCAGATTGCAGGTTTAAGTTTAACAGTAAATGTAGATATTGTAACAAGTGGCATTTCAGCTATCTTTGTAAATTTCGTAACTACCCAAAAAGTATTGCTAATAACCCTAAAAGTGATTCTGATAACCACGAAGTAAGTAACCAAAAGGTAAAGGTGAATAGTAAAGAGAAATCTAACTCTAATTCTGTTGTTTCTAATCTAACTTGGTCTGATTTGGGAGTTTTGAGAATCTCTTGTAACCCGGTGACTGCTATGCCTTCTTTTTCGTTGAATGACTCTGGGGATAGAGGTATAAAGGATTCGGGGAGTCGAGTAACTTTTGTAGAGGAAGATTGGGCTAAGAGTATGCAGTTTGAAGTGGTTGATCCGAATTATTCTTTGGTAGTGAATGGTATTAATTCTTCAAAGCCGTTAGCTACTGTGGTATACAAGGTCAAATTGAGTGAAAATTGTTTTACTGCTATTGCCATAAAgtccattaatttgaaattagtatTGCCAGGTGTATCTGAGGTAGCTCAAACCTTTAAAGATAAGGGCTATGTATTAGCTGACAAAACTTTGCATCTATGTAGGGACAAAATTGAAGATATAAAATTGCTTTTGAAATAACTCTCATTTAGTACCTCAGAGGGATGTGCTGTTTGGAGGTATTCTGAAGTGTTTCCCTCGGTCTACTTCGGATTCACCCTTAGGAGTGATGCTAGTAGGTGACATTGAGAGGTATAAGCAGAATCTTGCTCTATTACCagacaggggaaaaaaaaaaaaaaataaaagcattcttCTGAAGCTTGTATAAATGGTGATTGTTCCCTTGAAGTTGACGGCATTTTAGATACAGATGGATTGTTCTTAGATCCTGTAGAGAAATTTAAGTTTCCTGCTTAtgttaatatttctgttttaaatgATAAGGGTCAGATTGTTGAAACTGAACTTGAGAAAGCAGCAGAAGAAATTCTTTCCACAAAGGCAGAAACTGTTTTACACAGTGATTCTAAAGTGTACGACGAAGACTTTATGGAGGAGAACAGGAAAGTAGTAGAATTTGCTTTAGAAAATACCTTTAGAGATAGTGAAGGAAGGTTAGTTATGCCTCTGTTATGGAATGGGAAAGTAGCTCATTTGCTTGGAAAGAATCTAAGTTTGTCAAAAGCAATATTAAAgtcaaattttaagaaatttagtAAAAAGGATAATGCTTTACATATGATTGATGAGTTTTTTAAAGAACGGAAACAGCTAGGCATTAGGAACAGCTAGCATTATAGAGAGTGTCTAACCTCGAGCAATTCTTGTAGGATAACCCCCAACATAGCTTTTCTACCTCACATGCCAGTGTTCAGAATGGACCATGAGTCGACAAATGTCGTAATGTATTTTTGTCCAATTTGTGTGAATCTGACCCAGGTAAACCTATAACATTATCACATAATCAAGCAATTTTGCTGGTCCTTGTTTGAATAAGAAGATTTCAACTTCTATTTTACAGTTAAGGTTTAATGAAAAGTTGAtatgttttgatattaaaaaggcaTTTCTGATGATTAAGTTGGTGCCTGCAGATCAAAGTAGGTTACTCTTTTATTGGTATAGTAATGTATCTAAAAAGGACTATTCcttaattgtttataaacattgtaGACTACCATTTGGTTTGCCATGTAGTCCAGCTTTATTAATGTTAGCACTTTATAAAATTTTGATGTTAGAGGTCCAAGGTGACAATATTGATGTGAAGGAATTGAAGAAAGAGTTATATAACTTAGCTTACATGGATAACTTGGCTTTCACAACCAATGATGCTGAAAAGTTGAAATGGGCctataagaaataaaagtatattttctccCTATCAATTTGAACTACAGCAATTCATAACTAATGATGACTCTCTGCAGCAACATATAGATGAAGGTAAGGAAAAGACTCCTACAAAGGTAAAATTGCTTGGGTTGATCTGGGACAGAAGTAGTGATACTCTGTCGACAAGTAAGTTGGTACTTGATAAGGATGCAACAAACCAAAAGAACAGATTTTAAGTTCAATTGCAGCCAATTTTGATGTGTTCTCATTTTATGGTCCCTTATTAAACAGGGCTAGATTATTTATGCATTCGCTACAGTGCAGAAAAGAAGTTGGATGGGACGATACTCTATCGGATGATGAATTACGAGAGTGGACTAATATTTGCAAGCAAGTGAATGGTGTTCCTGAAATTCCAGTGAAGAGATTTGTTGGTCGTAGAAATGATCCTTTCCAACTGATTGCTTTTTGTGATTCTAGCAAGCATATATATGGAGTTGTGCTCTTTATCAAGAACTTGAGAACAAAGGAGGTAAGTTTCCTTCTatcaaaaaatagaataattgggCGCCAGTTAGAACTAAGTCTATCCCTTCTCTTGAATTTCAATCTCTTGTCCTTGGTACGGAAACTGTTGTTGATATTTATAAAGAACTCTGTGGTTCAGAGAGTCTCCCCCATTAACATAACAAAGTTGGTAGTATTTTCAGATAGTGCAGTTGCACTGAGTTGGCTAAATTCTCGAACAAATAGGTTTGATAAACTAAGGAAACTAAGTATTTTTATTAAGAACAGGTTGCACAGAATCGAGAATTTATGTGAAACTGTCCCTGTGACTTTCAAATTTTGTACAGGTATGATAAATCCTGCAGATTGTACTACCAGGTCCTTATCTTATAAGAGTGTtgataaaatcaaatttttttcacAGGACCTGATACCATTCAGGATATCTTGGAAGATGACCATTTGGATGTAACAATCCCAAATCCTTTAACCAACGTGCTTGAAGTTTCAGAGGGCCAGTGTGAGATAAGGAGTGTGACAAAGCCAGAGATGGGGAGATATTTTAATTCAACAGTTCCAAGTTCCAGTTGGCTTCATTTGATTTCTGTCTACAAATATGTACTGACATTCATAAACAGTGTCAAACTGAAATTGAAGAACAAATCTGGCAAGTATGACCATTTTGaagttttcagtaatgaagaaatttctttgaaacGCGTGGCACGATGATCATTTTGCATGATCAAACCAGCAAAATTTCCagaagtttttagatatttcagaGAAAGAAACTCTCAAATTAGAGATATTCCCAACATAGTGAGTCAACtgaatttattcattgataagaaATCTGGTTTACTAagagttaaaagtaaattttgtaaGTGGAGAGACCGTAAATATGAATTCCCCATTCTTTTGGCTAAAAACAGTAAATTGACCGaagaaatcataaacaaatttcATGTTAAGTTAGCTCATTTCTGGAATAAATATGCTACATTATCTGAGGCTAGGAAAGCTGTTTTGGATTCCTTAGTAGTTTTTCTACTGTAAAGAAAGTCTTGAAAGCTTGTGTTCACTGCCGTAGATTTAACAGTAGAACTATAAAATTAAACCAGTCTCCATATAGGGAATTTAGGGTTTCTCCTCCAACCATACCTTACAGGTACATTTTCATAGATTATTTCGGACCTTACTGGGTATATTGGATGGGTAAGAAATCAAAAGTTTGGTTATTATGTATCACTTGCTTATGGTCGAGGGCCATAAATCTTAAGGTATGTGTAGACCTTTCAGAGATTTCCTTTTGAGAGGCACTGCAGCTCCATTGTTTCGAGTTTGGGGTACATGAACTCTGTTTGAGTGACCAAGGTTTCACAGCTAACTTCGGGTGCTAGAACTGTTGAAAACTTTCTAAATGATAAGGACACATTATCTTATTTCAGGGAGAACAACATAAAACCTTTGAGTTTCCA from Macrobrachium nipponense isolate FS-2020 chromosome 28, ASM1510439v2, whole genome shotgun sequence carries:
- the LOC135201319 gene encoding uncharacterized protein LOC135201319, which codes for MTGYLLRARLFMHSLQCRKEVGWDDTLSDDELREWTNICKQVNGVPEIPVKRFVGRRNDPFQLIAFCDSSKHIYGVVLFIKNLRTKEDLIPFRISWKMTIWM